CCAACTTTATGAAGcactttgtcatttttctatGCTGATCCTTATTGTCTTTATGACTTACATATAATTTAATTGCATGTAGCATGTTTAACATGAAGCATTGCCTTAAATTTATAAatcttacattcttttctttttttaaagattttatttatttactcattagagacagagagagagagagagagagaggcagagacacaggcagagtgagaaacaggctccatgcagggagcctgatgtgggacttcatcccaggactccaggatcacgccctgggccaaagtcaagcactaaaccactgaaccaccaaggtgtccctaaatcttatattctattttcaaaatacttccattttgaagtattttgtttttagggatgcctgggtggctcagttggttgagtccatctcctgatttctgctcaggtcaatCTTAGGGTCGTGGGATTTAGCCCAGACTTGGGCTCCAAGATGGGCTAGGAgtgtgctggagattctcttcctctccctttgtccctctatctctctttctaaaataaatctttttaaaaaaggtattttggggcagtccaggtggctcaacagtttagcaccactttcagcccagggcgtgatcctgaagacccaggatcgagtcccgcatccagctccctgcatggagcctgcttctccctctgcctgtgtctctgcctctctctttctctctctctctctctttctctgtgtctcttatgaatgaataaaaaaatactttaagaaaaggtattttgtttttagttttttaagattttatttatccatttgagagagagtgagtgagaatgagaaagagagcaggagcaggggtaggggcagagggaaagggaaaagcaggctgtctactgagcagggaacctgcctcaGGGCCAGATCACAGGACTCTgagagatgatgacctgagcctaagtcagatgcttaaccgactgagccaccgggagtcccaagttattttgttttatttatttatttatttatttatttatttatttatttattgtattttgttttaaatttaaattttaaactgctTTAAGGTAGAAATTTTGTAACACTTATATCCCACAAAATAAGTATTTCAGTGCTTTTACGTATAATAAATGCCCACTACACTTCTGTCTAATGGAAAATTACTATTGTATGATCTTTCTTCTTCGTAGACAGTAATAGTTATTTCTCATCCCTTAGAAGAGCTCTTGAAACTAAATAAGACCCTTCACAAAGCAGAAAGGGGTTTCCTGGTAATACATTTCATCACAAAATGACAACAGCTACAGTTCAGAACCTTCAGGAGAATGAAGAACTTGTGATAGTGAAGATAAAAGAGGAAGATTTTGTCTGGAGGCAGGACACTTGCCTCCAGAGAAGCAATCCCCTCAGGCAAGAGCTGTGCCGACAGCTTTTCAGGCAGTTCTGCTACCAGGATTCCCCTGGACCCTGAGAGGCACTGAGCCCGCTCCAGGAGCTCTGCCATCAGTGGCTACAGCCCGAAACCTACAGCAAGGAGCAGatcctggagctgctggtgctggggCAGTTCCTGACCATCCTGCCTGAGGAGCTCCAGGCCTGGGTACAGGAACATGATCCAGAGAGTGGAGAGGAGTGGTTACCATACTGGAAGATTTGGAGAGAGGTGCCAATGAAGCGGTAGTCCGGATACACAATGGGATGGGAGATCTAAGACCTCCACATGGATGGAGTCTCACAGTAGGAAGAAAAGGCCTGAGATTGAACACCTGGTGAGACCTGCAGGGGCTGTTAGTTCAGTGTGCCTTTATGTCTCCTATCCATTGCATTTGATGCTATGCCACATTTTACAGTTGAATCAGACTTAATCCATCCTTCTGCAGTTTTGTATTCCTACAGGAGGTTCTCTTTACTTTTGGAAGATGTTCAAATCCCCAAACAAGGATTCTCTCACAAGCCAAAatgtactctatttttttttcctcggGTTCCAGTCCATGCACATGGACAAGAGATATTCAGGAGAAAGGTGGTACCTTCTGGACCAGTACTTAGTGTCCACTTGCAGCCAGTGGACCCCAATGCCCTTCATGGTTCTTCAGCACCCCTTCTTCTGGACCGTGGTAAGGGGCAGTATTGCGTGCAATTCATGTCACTGAAAGAGTGGGACTGTGAATCTTCTTTCTCAGAGTAGCCTCAGTCACTATAGGTGGTCCTTTATCACCCCATGAGAAGTAGAGAACTTTTTCCCTATGTGTCATtggtcaattaaaataaaaacagagaaaacctgATTCCTTATACagaatatttatgttttcctatTTGTTCTTCATCCAGACTATTTCCAAAACACAGTATATTTTTGtgagtaaattaaagaaaaatgaatgcataAGAAAATGTCagggaaaaagtaaagaaacaaaagaaaaagaggaagaaacatatcaagagaaacaaaatgtgttagtagagaagcagatacacaatgatatactcagaagtggaatgtAATTCACGGATTTATAGAACAAGATATGcgttgttgtctttttttttattgtactttCAGTCTTCCAAAACTTTCATGTTTTTGTaggaagttttgggtttttttttttgtttttgtttttataggaagTTGGATGTACTTCTGGTGACTACCCCCATGGAAATACTTATTGCTGTTCTAAAACGCCTCTATTTAAAAAGTCCATGGACTCAATATCACTTTAGGTGTAAATGATCTCAAAATTAAACTCAAGAATAAATTACAgtcagtttttataaaaatacccaaattctgctttccagttttttttttggagacattTCTATCCACCCCATCCAAAATCATACATTTCCCCCACCCTAAGACCAGCACTGCCTAACCACCCTTCCTGCTCTACCATATTCTAGACAAAGGAAATCCTACAACAAACAGGGGATGCCGGATTGCAGCACAATACAGAGTTGTAGTCATAGAATAAATTTGTGAGCCAGAAGGCGGGAATTGTGAAGACTAGATCATAAATGGACTCTGGAAACCAGGCAGAGGAGTTAGGTGTGTtgtggaagaaaagagagggaaggtTTCTGAGTAGGATATAGGTGACAGAATATTAACAACAGTTAGTCTCGTGAGGGTATTCAGAATGCCTAAGAAGAACAGCTCAGAGTCAGAACAGTGGGAGGCTGTGACAGTCTCCTAGATAGGAAGAGTGATAAGAATGGGTGGTAGTAGCAGAAATGTAAAAAGGGGATGCATTCAGGGGACATTTAGCTGAAAGTGGTTACAGAACTTGATCAGTCATGGATGATGAAGAAATGGGTGGTTGGATAGATGGGCATTCTACTTGCTTTTACcaacttttctcttttgtgtccTTGTCCATCACACCTATCACCTGAAAGGCCACATTTTTAGAATGGCCAATTCAAGTACCAATATGTAACTAACTGTCTTGGGTATatctcaaaattttcttttcttccaatgcAGCAAACAGGTATTTACcactttgtcttttcatttttttagataagGAAAGTGAAAACAATGGATCTGTGCCAAAGTTGGACATTTGTGAAAAAATTGAATCACAAAGAATTCTATCAGGAAGAATTTCAGGATTCATGTCGGAAGGATCTGCTGAGCCTCAAGACATCTGTAAGTCTGCAGGCAGGTTAAAGAGGCAGTGGGGAAAAAGAATCAGGAGGGTCTCAGAGACCATCATCTTCTCAGGATGGAGGTTATAATAAAATCCTTACCCACAAAAATATACTTACAGGTGAAATTGGCCATGATAGATGTGAGAGAAGCTTAAACCTAAATTCAAGTGAATTGGTACACCAGAAAACTTGTAAACACAGTACCTATGACCAAAATTTCAAATGGAATCCAGATTTTATTAAGCATCAAAGAATTTATGCTGGAGAAAGAATTCACCAATATGGAAAATCTCTCAAGAGCCCAAACCTTATTAAACATGCAGCAATTTTTAATGGGGAGAAAACCCACCAGTGTAATGAGTGTGGGAAAGCTTTCAGACATAGCTCAAAGCTTATCAGGCATCAGAGAAtccacactggagaaaggccCTATGAATGTAGTGAGTGTAGGAAAGGCTTTGAGGGGAGCTCAGATCTTATTAGACACCAGAGAATTCACCCTGGGGAAAGACCCTTTGAATGCAAAGAATGTGGGAGAGCATTCAGTCTGAACTCACATCTTATCCtgcatcagagaattcacaccagagagaaaccctatgaacgTAGTAAATGTGGGAAAACCTTCAGAGTGGGCTCACACCTCATTCGACATCTGAGAATCCACACTGGAGACAAACCCTATGAATGCAGTGAGTGTGGAAGAGCCTTCAGTCAGAGTTCCCACCTTCGTCAACACCAAAGAATTCACAAGAGGGAAAACCTGTTAATGTAAAGAACTTAAGTTTttatggaaaggagaaagaaatagcaacatgaaaaatattgaataaaaaatatggagTGAGATGAATGACTGAAAAACTATgatctcttttctcattctctggcTTGTGTTCTGTGAATGGTCTTCacctgtggggagcagggggcttTCTGTGAGACAGGATTTGCCTCTCTTCCATTGACTGCTGAAGTCAAGAGCAGAACTTAGAGGGGAGCTAATAAATAGGCTACTCTGTGGCAAtggagatacagaaaaaaaaggactgtCTTGGAAGTAACCATGATTACTATGTGGAGAGGAGAGGATTCGGTAAAGCTGATCATCAACACTAGTAAATGATGCTCCACAAGAAGAGGTAGTCTAAGCTCTCTAAGCGGAATAACTTGGGAAATACACAACAGAGCTTTCAAAACATTCCTTTAAATGAAGGACAACCAAACTACATTAGAAAGTCATGTCAAAGAAGAGGACTTGAGCAATGGTGGCATTTTAATACGCAGACCAAAATCTAGATCCAGAGGTCATACCAGGAGGTAAGCCAGGAAAGCATCCAAGGCAAGAGGCCAGAATCCAGAGAAATTCaaataagagaggagagaaataaattAGGGAGGACTTGCGGTTAGTGGTGAGGAAAGGTGGTCACATTGAACTTAAAGTTGACTTTAGGGGAGACAGTAACATAACTAGGATCTTACTGCCATATATACGTGGGTTTTGGCACCTCTCTGGGGTAAGTGGACAGACTTCAGTTCTGAGGAGCCCTCTTAACAGAAGCAGGGTTCCCT
The Canis lupus dingo isolate Sandy chromosome 35, ASM325472v2, whole genome shotgun sequence genome window above contains:
- the ZNF165 gene encoding LOW QUALITY PROTEIN: zinc finger protein 165 (The sequence of the model RefSeq protein was modified relative to this genomic sequence to represent the inferred CDS: deleted 1 base in 1 codon) produces the protein MPHFTVESDLIHPSAVLYSYRRFSLLLEDVQIPKQGFSHKPKCTLFFFPRVPVHAHGQEIFRRKVVPSGPVLSVHLQPVDPNALHGSSAPLLLDRDKESENNGSVPKLDICEKIESQRILSGRISGFMSEGSAEPQDICKSAGRLKRQWEKESGGSQRPSSSQDGGYNKILTHKNILTGEIGHDRCERSLNLNSSELVHQKTCKHSTYDQNFKWNPDFIKHQRIYAGERIHQYGKSLKSPNLIKHAAIFNGEKTHQCNECGKAFRHSSKLIRHQRIHTGERPYECSECRKGFEGSSDLIRHQRIHPGERPFECKECGRAFSLNSHLILHQRIHTREKPYERSKCGKTFRVGSHLIRHLRIHTGDKPYECSECGRAFSQSSHLRQHQRIHKRENLLM